Proteins encoded in a region of the Planococcus citri chromosome 1, ihPlaCitr1.1, whole genome shotgun sequence genome:
- the LOC135835945 gene encoding dihydrolipoyllysine-residue succinyltransferase component of 2-oxoglutarate dehydrogenase complex, mitochondrial-like encodes MAAVLLRHACRTNYKVKLFKYVNKNQNSTPIRLYNTKGRICCTQGFSPVTSTKHLRNHNQYVLESRLFHTSRILYEEQVTLKVPPFADSVSEGDVRWEKNVGDAVSVDEVVCEIETDKTSMPVPSSISGVITERFAEDGETVKAGQQLCIVKAVEGGAAPAPKKEKPAEAPSAAAPPPPPPPPPSAAAAAPTPAAAAPPPPPPPPKPAASAPPVAAIRHAQSLESATVKVPPQDYSTEITGTRTEQRVKMNRMRLRIAERLKDAQNTCAMLTTFNEIDMSNIMAFRKANLDAFTKKHGLKLGFMSAFLKASAYALQEQPVVNAVIDGNEIVYRDYVDISVAVATPKGLVVPVVRNVEGMTYADIEKAIAALGEKARHNALAVEDMDGGTFTVSNGGVFGSLMGTPIINPPQSAILGMHAIVERPIALNGQVVIRPMMYVALTYDHRLIDGREAVLFLRKIKAAVENPAVIVAGL; translated from the exons ATGGCAGCGGTTCTTCTGAGGCACGCCTGCCGGACCAATTATAAAGTCAAGCTGTTCAAATATGTGAATAAGAATCAA AACTCAACACCAATTAGACTGTATAATACCAAAG GTAGAATATGCTGTACCCAAGGATTTTCACCTGTAACCAGTACAAAACA tttaaGAAACCACAATCAATATGTCCTTGAGAGCAGGTTGTTCCATACTTCTCGGATACTAT ACGAAGAACAAGTTACGTTGAAAGTACCACCGTTCGCTGATTCTGTCTCAGAAGGAGATGTCAGGTGGGAGAAAA ACGTCGGCGATGCGGTTTCCGTTGATGAAGTTGTGTGCGAAATAGAAACTGATAAG acCTCGATGCCAGTTCCATCATCGATCAGCGGAGTCATTACAGAACGATTCGCCGAAGACGGCGAGACCGTCAAAGCTGGTCAACAACTATGTATAGTAAAAGCCGTAG AAGGCGGAGCAGCTCCGGCGCCCAAAAAAGAGAAACCTGCCGAAGCGCCTTCAGCAGCCGCACCACCTCCACCTCCGCCGCCCCCACCTTCAGCTGCCGCAGCTGCACCGACACCAGCCGCAGCGGCGCCTCCACCCCCTCCACCGCCTCCCAAACCTGCCGCGTCAGCTCCTCCGGTAGCTGCGATCAGGCACGCTCAATCTTTAGAATCAGCCACGGTCAAAGTGCCACCGCAGGATTACTCGACCGAAATCACCGGTACAAGGACAGAGCAACGAGTTAAAATGAACCGTATGCGGTTGCGTATCGCCGAAAGACTAAAAGATGCTCAAAATACGTGCGCCATGTTGACGACATTCAACGAGATCGACATGAG CAATATTATGGCGTTTAGAAAAGCAAACTTGGACGCTTTTACGAAAAAACACGGTCTAAAGCTCGGCTTTATGTCGGCTTTCTTGAAAGCTTCGGCTTATGCGCTGCAAGAGCAGCCTGTCGTGAATGCTGTCATTGATGGCAATGAAATCGTGTACAGGGATTACGTTGATATTTCGGTAGCTGTAGCTACGCCCAAA GGTTTAGTCGTACCAGTGGTTCGCAACGTGGAAGGCATGACGTACGCGGATATCGAAAAGGCTATCGCGGCGTTGGGCGAAAAAGCTCGTCACAACGCTTTGGCCGTCGAAGACATGGACGGAGGCACGTTCACGGTCAGCAACGGAGGCGTTTTCGGATCGCTGATGGGTACTCCTATAATCAACCCTCCTCAATCCGCTATTCTAGGAATGCACGCCATCGTAGAGAGACCTATCGCCTTGAATGGACAg GTTGTTATCAGACCAATGATGTACGTCGCATTAACCTACGATCATCGATTAATCGATGGCAGAGAAGCAGTattatttttacgtaaaataaAAGCCGCCGTAGAAAATCCAGCCGTCATCGTAGCCGGACTATAG